The Dyadobacter sp. 676 DNA window CCCAAAAGGCTGGGAGGACATCGGGCCCGGTAACCCGGCTTGTGCTTGCCGGCATTATTTGCCGGTAATGACCTTCGCGACGCGGTCGCGACGAACGTCGTGAGGGGCCGGAATCGCACGCCGACAGCGCGGAAGGCATAATTTTTTTGGCAGGACGTGGCTCATATTGTGATACAAATCGAGCGACGATGAATAAGAACTTTGCCTGTCTGGTGATTGATGACGACACGGATGACCAAGCCTTTTTTCTCTTTGCCCTTACAGATACATTCCCCGCGGCGACCTGCTATTTTGCCAATAATTGCCTCGAAGCCATCGAGCGGCTGGCGACCGGCCTGATACCCCCGCCCGACTACCTTTTCATGGATTGGGTTATGCCCGCGATGCAGGCCGAAGAATGTATCGCCGAACTACGCAGAATCCCCGGTATGGCCGCCACCCGATTTTTTATCCTGTCCGGATCGGCCCCGTTTTTGACGGCAGAGCAGCAGTCGCAGCTCGGGATAAGCAGGATTTTGGTGAAACAGGGAAATGTGGATGACCTTTCGGGGCTTCTTCAATCGGTGATAATTCCTTAAAACTACACCTTCCGCTGGTCTGCCCGCAGGCAGGGGCGCTTCATACCCAAAGTGAGGAGCGGAAATCATACGGGAACAACGGATATTGCGGAAATGCGGGGAATTTCTTTGCGTATGCCGTCTGGTGAACGGCTTGTACGAAGAAATGCCGGGCACGGGTTTTGCATGACGGGCGTCCGTTAGTTGGTTTTTTAATTCAACCTTTATCACCCGTATGAAAGCATCTACCCCGAAAAAGGGCTTTTTTTATGAAAATAGCCTGAGTATTGTTTTTATAACACTTTTCATTGCCACACTACTTGCCCAGGCGATTACCGGATGGCACGAGCACAACGAGGAACTCAGGCAGGAAAATGCCCCGGCCATCGGTTTTGCGATGTACCTGCAGAGTGGCCACTTCATCTCCGCCACCTTTGAAAATTTCGAAAGCGAATTTCTTCAAATGGCCTTGTATGTGGTTCTAACCGTTGGTCTCCGGCAAAAGGGCTCGGCGGAGTCCAAGTCTCTCGATCAGCCCGAAGAAGTTGACCGCGAACCTAAACCGAGTGCCGACGCACCCTGGCCGGTCAGGAAAGGCGGCCTGATCCTCAAAATTTATGAGCATTCACTTTCCATTGCGTTTGTTTTACTATTTCTGATATGCTGGTCCCTGCATTTTTATGGAAGCTGGCTGGACCAGAATCAGGAGAAAGCGCTCAATGGCGAGCCGGCGGTCAGTCCGGGGGAGTATCTGACGGAAGCGAATTTCTGGTTCGAAACCTTTCAGAATTGGCAAAGCGAATTCCTTTCG harbors:
- a CDS encoding response regulator — protein: MNKNFACLVIDDDTDDQAFFLFALTDTFPAATCYFANNCLEAIERLATGLIPPPDYLFMDWVMPAMQAEECIAELRRIPGMAATRFFILSGSAPFLTAEQQSQLGISRILVKQGNVDDLSGLLQSVIIP
- a CDS encoding DUF6766 family protein, which encodes MKASTPKKGFFYENSLSIVFITLFIATLLAQAITGWHEHNEELRQENAPAIGFAMYLQSGHFISATFENFESEFLQMALYVVLTVGLRQKGSAESKSLDQPEEVDREPKPSADAPWPVRKGGLILKIYEHSLSIAFVLLFLICWSLHFYGSWLDQNQEKALNGEPAVSPGEYLTEANFWFETFQNWQSEFLSVASIVILTIFLRQKGSPESKPVDAPNAETGK